ctcagatcacactgtattctcaaaagctcAAAGTTCTTTCTAAGAGTTTTGGAACTCACCTATATAGCCAACTGGTCTGAGTTCGcaaagatgaattataactgccgcagataatcgattattgttagtgataatcgattattcgagtccgttacagggttttcaaagagtgataatcgattatcctgaggaataatcgattattccagagactttggcagttctcatcagaactagtgataatcgattatttggagtaataatcgattattccaaagcAACGAGGTTTTTCAGAAGgactcaggataatcgattatagcttctaataatcgattaaatgcgtagcagttctaaaaatacaaatttttctaagtattacacgtttaaggcttttcctaatacatttataatctacaaattgcttttaaaacaactataacaaTGTATCATctttcagcatcatcaaaatcatttatcttcaaatttaccaatgctctTCATTGGTAACAGTCTTTACCCTAAAGTTATTGCTAGCCACACTTCCCTAATAAGCACAATGATTTCTAGTAGCTACAGTAAGATTATTTCCTTCCTTTTGTGGTTCTTAAGGACTGATAATATCTTCTGAATTTTCACGTTAATGACTTTATTTCTTGGTTACTTTAATTAgcttataattaaaatttcacgTTGATAATACTCCGTAGTTACATGTTTTAACTAGTGTACAAACCTAtctaattacttattttatctCATCCACCGCTTGTGGTACTTACCAAATTATCCATTTTATCTAGTCCATCCTCGGCCCAAGATGTAGAGAAGCTGGCCAGCCACCATCAACCTATAGTAGCATGTGGCACTAGAGCCTGGTCGGTCTCAACAAAGCCTGGTCGTTTACCATTGAGCTCGATAGTAAGGAGCCTAGTTGGCAGCATCACTACATGAAACTTTAAAACAAGGCACGATGCATTGGTCCAACCACAGTTTAGACTCCTTTCCCCCATGCAACAAACAAGCACATAAACCCAACTGACCACCACAAATATTTTGTCATATTATGGACAACACCAAATATAAGCACATTTCATTTAATgttgcaaaaataaaaataaataaacatgttaTGTATACACAAGAATCGAAATTAAGACCACCGGCCTAGAACAAAGTGCTTTAATatacctaaagaacgtccaaacaTCTTCTTATAACTTAGCTATTTTTCCAAGGTCTTACACATATGGTAGCATCTGGAAAAGTTTTAAACTTAATTCGAGGAGTAATCTTCATGTTGTTGCAATCCTCTAGTCCTTATTGCATTGATGTGGGATGAGGTAAAATAAGACTAGGTAGACGAATCAGGTTAAGTTAGATAAGTCTTTCCCAAAAGGTTGGATCTGTAGAGAACAAATTTACTCTGAAAAAACTGATTCACCTATCTGGTTGTTGTTCCATTCATGCAatcaacaataaatttataaactctCATATTTCTGACCATTGTActaaaaacacataaaaacgactaaaaatgacaaaaaaaattaaatatccaTAAGACTCCAACAGCTAATACGTTAACTACCACAATgactaataaattaattaccTATATAAAACaactcatttaattttattctatttaagtTTACCTAACAAGATAGTTTGTTAAAATCAAATCCTTTAGAAGAAGAAGTTACTTAACTGATGGTTTAAAGGTTGATGAAGGGCATAAAGTCCATGTGTCATGTGTAATGGTGATGGATGAGGAGAAAGTATGGGAAACAGGTTTATAAGGTAGTTTTTATGCTTGTAGGTCTTTTGGTTTGTAGGTTGGATTATGTGGAATGTTTAACATAGGCCAAGAGATTGGTGGATTAGTGGTAAGAATGAAGGAAAAGGTTTTATAGTGGATGATAGGTGGGGAACTTGGTGGCTAAGACTCTTTTGAAAGCAAGTTGTTTAGAGCTTCCATCAACACATCTCTAGATGGTATAAAATTAGGTTGTTCTCCTAGAGGTTGTGCAAGTTGTTCAAATGTTATAGAGTTTGAAGATAAAATGGAGGAAGGTATTGGATTGTTTGGTTGTGGTGTTAATGTGAGGCCAAAAAGCACCTAATGGTGATAGTTTTGAGGTGTTTGTTTGTGTAGTGATTGCTTGAGTCCAATGACCCTTTACTAGGAGTATGTCCAAAGAAAGGATCAGTTAGGTGAGAGAAGGCTATAGAGTACCTAAAGCTTGCCCAACGAGCTTATTTGCATGCCCAACGAGCTCACGCTCAACGGTAACAAGAGGCCTCTCATTGTCAACGTTCCAGAGGCCAATTCAAGTCCAACAACTTTCTTCTGCTCAGGTACTTCTTCTACTTGCTCAGTACCAGCTACCAGCCTTTCCCAGCAGCATGTTGCGCATTTTTCCAATGTGGCTCAATGTGTTTTGCATGCTTGTATACGTATCCTATGAGCCATGAACGGAGCCTGATGATCTGGAGGGTAGGTAGGCATGGTTAGAGGCTGAATGGATTTATAAATTCAGTTCTCCTTACTTTGTAATAGACACTTTTGAATGCTAGTAGAGTTACATTGTTGATATCACTCCAGCCTCCTCTTTTTCGAAAGTCACTGGCCAGAAAGTCTCTCAAAGCCTCCTCTAGCCCCTTTCCCCTAGTTAAGGTATGTTCCTCTTAAGAAAACTACTTCCATACACCACAACCTTCATTTCCACGAACATTTAGTTCATTTCTTAATTTCGTTTCGTTCGTCATCCATTTAAGCATGTTCATGACTAGTAGAGGATTTTCCTACGCCATCATGTATGAGGAGGGAAAGGTTGATTGTTGTTAGTTTAGGTGAACGGAAAGCTTTAAGCGTTACCATGTTAAATGGAGGTACCTTAAGAGGAGCATCTGATGTCTTTCTAGAAATTGATCGACATTTTTTCCTCAAGGAGGCAAACATCATTTCATTTAAAGTTATTGAACCTTCTTCTATAATTATGGTTGCCTGAAGTTGTTGGCTGATTATCTTTTATTGTGATTTGGTTAGCTGCTTTTAAGGTGGGGAGGTCCTTTGTACGTTTCTTCCCACAAATTTGAGTGGTTATGTTCCTTTCAGGATTTGACTCCAAAGGTTTCTGAACTATAGAAACATTTGATATCATCTACTAATGATCTAAATTGCTATTGACTGAAGGTATTGGTGAATGAGAAAAGACTATAAGACTCTTTTTTCTTGCATTTGTCTCCCCTTGTGTTTTGGGCATTCACCAAAATGTGTAGCTTTTACCACTAAATCAAAGCAttctaaaatttcaatatatagGTTTAAAGTAAATGGTTAACAATACAACTTAACACaaaaaaacactttaaatttaaataaaacataatatgtGAAGTCTCGTCTAATACGTGTAACTAACAACTTGCCTAATGTGGAAAAATAATAAGTCATCTAATGCATGATTTATAACTGCGATAATTACATATTATTCATACTTATTTTAACCTTTGTATCATGTGTTTGTGTTGAATATTATGGAAAGATGTAAAAGTTGTATTTATTTGTTCTTAGAATAGTATAATTAtctatatatgtttattttacaAGAAAATGGAAGATTGGAGAATAATACAAAgttgaatttaatataattaacaaaatgtatttaatctaaatttaattgaatttaaattatattaaaaaatataaaataatgtgaTTTAATTGAAATGGATCTAGATTTTGAatgcaatatattttattcaatctgAATTGCATGTagactaaatattaaaaattataatccaTGACCACCTTAACTATTGTAATATATTTAgttgttatttaaatttgtcagactgaaaatttataaattagagtGTGTGGTTTGAAGAAAAAACTTAgactaatatattttaaaattctttcaaCTTCATATTATTACTCTTTTTGTTCCTTTGCATGGGCTAATGGAAAGTGGAAGTGGGAAGaaatggaaaagagaaaaaataaaagaacggTGTGGTGGTTTAGATGGAGGAAGATgctaaagtaaaaagaaaaaaaatagagcaAGAAGAAGGGATCGAGTGGCAGAATGACCTTGCTTAACAAAACTATcctaaaatgcaaagaaaacaataatatatagtaataaaatttcatgttacagaatatattatattgttaaaatgAAGTTGATACGAAGTGTTCGTTATGAACACATCAATTAGTAGAATACATTGCACCATCGTGTTTGAAATCAACTTATCAGGCATTCAATTAATTTCTccttaaatattactttttaggaaaaaaagtaaaaaaaaaaattgaaataaactacggagtttttgtaaaatatgttttatacaatttttctaaattagatTGTTGTAAAAGAGGTTATATGATTTGTGAAGGTGTTATGCATTTATGTTTGAAACAATTAATTTGCATGAAAACATAAGGAATAGGAAAAACCGTTGATTCATGAAATAAGTTATAATCATACGTTGTATCAAActtaatccaaattaattataaaaatgatcaGAACTGACTAAAGTAAATAAGTTACAAAAATTCTGCTATAAATACAGTATTCCAAACCATTTCAAAGCCATCATCAAATTTTCCAATTCATGGTGAAAAGCTTCCCCTTTGAAACAATGACTACATTCCACAAATTTTGTGTCATAATGGTAGTTACAGTTAGCCTTGGTTTAATGGTGAAAACAGGAGTGTCAAGGGAGATTCCGGAAACATCAACTAGAATTTCTGATGAAAAAAATGATGCAGCAAGGCCATTGTCATCATATGAACAATATTTACAACACTGTGCTGTTAAGTTATACCCAGATTGTGGTTCCAACATTTTCTCAGCTATATTTTTTGGCAACGAAACTGTTACTTGTGATTGCTGTGACAAGCTTGTGAATGATGTAGGAAAACGCTGCCACGATGATATGACAAAATTCATTTTGCAAAGGCCAGATTATAGGACAAAGAAGAATCAGATCCTTTGTAGAAGTGATAGTGTTTGGAATGATTGTGTTTCTCTTGAAAACCCTTCGCTTGAACCCATTGGTGCACCCTTTTCTGATTCCGTTAGTCTTGAATCAgaattatttatatgaaaaattgtaatatgttccatcatatataatattattaatttataatgccTTGCCTAATTCGTCTTCTTAATTAAGAAAAGCCATAGTAACAATTGATATTGATTTAAACATTatgataacattatttttttttaatttataatggAGTGTGTCCAATATTGATATGTGTGTCGAAAAAAAGGGCATATATGTCTGCGTGCATATCTATTCTTCTGTGTACAGATTATCTATATCAAACATTCATCTGTTTTATCATATGCAAATCAGAAGTGAACGTTGGagacaaagaagaaaattacaaaatgttCTTTCCATTAAAACTTGTGTCAAAAAGTTTGTATTACCTATCAAAAACAAGTACTATTCAATGGATATTTTCTTGAAACCTATAAATTGAAGATCTCTAAAAAGAAGAGCAAAAGAATAAACACATAAACACgaacaaaaaatataagaagaaaaacaagctaaaagaaacaAATACTCTCATGCTTGATAGAATTCATAAGTTTACtaatatgaaaagaaagaaaattctaaGAATGTTATGAATTGTATTCATATCCAGCTAGAGTGATAATCtaagttaaatataataaagttttattcAGTAGCTTTTCTTCGATACTTTTAAGGctaagaaaaaaagtttaaccatttgaaattttaaactttttttttttcatcaacacCTTACATCTTActtagggatgacaacgggtcgggtcgggtacgggtagtgtctacccgcaacccgacccgtcGAATAAAATTCTACCCGTTACCCGATCCGCTACCTGCCGGgtacccgtttaaaaaatatccgcgggtattttaaaacccacGGATacccacaaaaataaaaaaatattcaatacatttttaaaataaaattacaaaaaatatatatataatataatatacattaaattaaatataaattaaaatttaattttaattaaatttaacttaataaaatataattttattttatttttaattaaatttaattaaaaaatatataaattattttttttaattttttgtgggTAATGAGTACCCGCGGggcgggtagtatactacccaTACCCCacccgtttagaagcgggtattaaaatacccgctacccgttACCTGCGGGTTATAAATATCTGCGGATAGCTATTACACGCCGCGGATTTTACCCGCGAATACCCGTGTCCGCGGGTAAAATTGTCATTCCTAATCTTACTATTAAGTATCACCATTACGTGATTAATCACGCCATTAGTTTGCAagtaatttcataaataatgcttttagtgttttattttacataagAAATAGTTTTTAGTCCCTTTATTAATCTATGAGAccctatttttttcattaaattaactttttgtCTCAATAAGTTTCGAATCAGTGTTAGACTttattcacttgaatggatttgagaggatttgaaggtaaacttttgagtggatttggaggtaaataagagtgaatttgaaacTAAAGTAtttgagaattagtgtaggatttgattgatacaacattaaaaaaaattacttccaaattcactctcacctctaaatctattcaaataaacaacaaaaagatgTATCTTCAAaatctctcaaattcattcaatcacttttCTCTGAAATTCGTTAAAGTGTAGTTTGTCATTAATGTTAGTCTCCCGTTAATTATCAGTTCTATAAATGTTTTGCTACGATACTGTGAGAACTTTTAAGTAggttattaatttatgtttgtgGATTGTTTTTTTCTATACTACGACCTTTTCAAAATTTCAGTGTcttgttttacaattttacactgtcaagaaaaaaaagtaatgtccTAAGAAGAccagaaaatatgaaaaactaaacaatattttatcacATGACTCAATTTAATTCActaaataaaaagtgaataatgAAGATATTGTGCCACATCATTAATCAATGTTGatattatataacaaaaatggaaaataatgaTGTAAAAATTGAGActgaacaaaaaaattattaatcaatcaattttataagaaaatatgtaAAACGTAAAAGAgattaagaataaataattgGCTTATTAAAGAAAGTattgaaatatttcattcacatattttcatttttaatataataagaaaaaaatacaattttaacataaacaattttaattttattaattttgtttgaatattttaattccattattttttgtttgaattatattaataattcatgTAATTAAACATATGTATAGTCACTATTcaatattacatatttttattagagaaaacattaatattaatattcaattaatcttaaaaaaatacagaagagattttaaatttacaaaacgaaaaaaataaataaataaaaagctaTCTTTTAACTTGTATTAAGATtaactatttttgtttaatatacaGATGAGGCAATTAATACAAATTACtcatatatttaattacattcattattataaaatttaaataaaattaataaaattaaaagatttgatataagattatatttttttatactaaaatagaaacaaacaaaTACTTATTATTTACCGAAAATCTATTAAcgcattaaaataatttctttaaaaaataatgtactaaaaacaaaaattcatccaaaaaaaattaatatgaatacCAAACCATACAAGATTAACATGTAAAAcaaattgataatttatttatcagtaaaaagtatatatgtaaactatttttttagaaaataacatTGCTAAATTTTCATTTggaaattaaaagtaaaatttgaaaaaattgcaAGTAAAGACATACTTTTTTACAATGGCTAGaagaacataaatttataatggATAAATTAAACCcaaataataattgaatgaattttgtattttatatgcAGGTCAAAAATGATCTTGCATTAAAAATGGAGAAAACTAGATTAAACTGAGtctaaaatgtatatatattctCATGAAACTACAAAAAATTTGAAtagataaagaaatattttatttacgtGGTATATGAGGAATTTGCAATTTGAAAAGGTTTGCCACATGTGATAACGAAATTTGAAATCGTTGAAACCCGTGGGACCGAACCCGCTCCCAACGAATACTTAGCCCAATAAACGGTTCAGATTTGTTCTGATTTTGAACCAACCCATTTACCCTCTCACAATTACAACAATAAAGCAAATTATCCAGTTTCCAACTTTCACTGTTTCCCTACTCTGCATTCTGCGCCAACAACAACAAACCGAAGATCCGTTTTGCTCACTATAAATGAAAAATCGTTTTTCTCCGACTACTTGCGCACACCAAATGTTGACGAAAAATCGTCGCTCGTCGTTTTCCTCCTCAACGGCGTCGTCTTTGGCCAAACGACATTCATCCGTCGTGTCGTCGGGGAAAGCTGCGAAGAGAGCGCCGCTCGCCAACATCACAAACGAGAGGAATGCGCCTTCCTCATCTTCGGTAATGATCGTTTCGCTGTTTAactttttgatttatttatctGCGAAAAGGAATCGCTGAGATCGTGGAACATTATTAGGATTTGTTAAACCATTTTcgttttattttgaataatttgattCTGGAATCAGAGTACGTTGTGTCATGCATTGTAAATTGGATGATTGAAAGACAATGTCATTATTGTGGAAACGTTTCTTGAATGTGAAGTTGCGCGGTGGTACACGAGGTTTTTTAAATcctttttgtgtttgaattTCTATTGTCTCTGTCAGTGTAATCAAAAGAAGATTTGTAGTTTAGTTCTAGAGATTTTGGTGGATGAGAATTCTATGATCGGTGTGATTTTTCAGCTGAATTTTGTTATTTGTGACCAGGGCGGCCTTTtctgaaaaatttaaaatatttttttattgtggaAAGGACATAAAGAGGTGATAACCACCGATAAGAATGCATTATTTTATTTGAGGAGTATATGAAAAGTAAAGAGACTGAAAAGTTCATTTTTATGAGCAAAactttgaagaaaaacaattaatttttcttaaatttgaaattttctatGTCAATCAGGTGAGAGGTTTTGATATAGTCGGTCGGAGGTTCTGGAATATGGATTCTAACCTCAATATCTTCTTCAtagtaaaaagaagaaaacagtttaaaaattttctctgtcgtttttttctttcctctgtGCTAAACAGGTGAAAACTTTTGGAGTACATGCTTAAGTCGTTCATAATTCAAAAAGctccttgttttttttattgaataccGTTTAATTGATATCACAAAAACCTGCTTAAGTTTGGTGCTTGGGTATGTTAGTTGGTTGCTAAGGTTTTGTTTTATCCATTACTTAGCTTGATTTCTAATGCAAGGTGTCAAGTTCAATTAAAACTGCCAAGACCAAGAAAGAGGATCCCGCAAGAAGCAGTGGCATCACAAGATCAACAACTTGTGGGAACAAATTACGTGAGTTAAAGACTAACTCAGGCACAACTATCATTCCAAAGGCTAATTCCTTACCACAAACGAAGGATGCTGCTCCTGCAGTTGCCAGAGTCTCTGTGTCCGTTCAGAGCAGCATTGGTGTTTCTCCTAGTAAATCAGATGCGAGGTCCGTTTCTATGGATGAAACGTTGTCTTCTTATTCTATCAAGAGTCCTGATGAAGTTGAATATCTGGACAACAGGGATGTCTCAGCTGTTGGTTCAATTCAGAGAAAGACAAGCAATTTAAGCATTTGTGATACCACTAAGCCAGAAGGTTGTGCACTACTGCAATTTTGCTTTGGTTCAAGtcacattaatatttaattgcaTGGTCAAGCATTTGTTTTACATGGTCTTTTGGATTACGATCGTTTTGTTTTTTTTGCTTATTTGAAGTGAAGTATAGTATTTCATTTTTTCAGTCTAAGGTATGTTCATTTGTTTGCAGGTAACATATATGGTGGGGAAATAGTTGTTGATTTAAAAAGAGAGGGCAAGGTTGTCAATATTGATAACATTTGCTCGGATCCGCAGCTTTGTGCAACCTATGCTTGTGATATCTACAAGCACCTACGTGAATCTGAGGTAACACTTCGTTTTTTCACTGTTAAAATAATGATTTGTGTTTCTTATTTCCTACATGGAAATAATGACTTATCAATTcataatgataatttatatagTATTCTGATCTCAAATGATTTCCAATTTCTGAAAACATAGGAAAAGAAAAGGCCTTCCATAGACTTCATGGAGAGAATTCAGAATGACATAAATGTTAGCATGCGTGCAATATTGATTGACTGGCTTGTTGAGGTATTATTTTGTTCATAAACGTCATGGGTCTTGAAATCTGTGCtttgtagagagagaaaaaatatcGGTGTGGTTATGGTGCAAACAAAAGGAGTTTGGACTAATTTATTCTTTGAGAAGTCTTTGCTCAAGTTAGATCTCGTTTTGAAACCCCTTTTACTATGCTAAACTTCAACTTTTCAACTGCAGGTGGCTGAGGAGTATCGCCTTGTGCCTGATACATTGTATTTGACAGTGAACTATATTGATCGGTATCTTTCAGGGAATGCCATGAATAGGCAAAGATTACAATTACTCGGTGTTTCCTGCATGATGATTGCCTCGTAAGGGAGCATAATATATccttttcatgttttttaaataGATGCATTTTATCCTTTTTGTTGGCCCTCAAGGCTAGCATTGACGTATAGAACAATAATTTGAGTTTTGGTTCTGGTTGACAGTAAATACGAGGAGATTTGTGCACCAGAGGTGGAGgatttttgttatataactgATAATACGTACTTAAAAGAAGAGGTATGCATTGAATTTGTTGGTtaaattttactgttttaagtTCCTTTCTCCTATGACTTGAAGTGAGAAGATCTCTTTGAAAATCATTTAAATGCAGCTTTTACGAATGGAATCTGCTGTTTTGAATTATCTTAAGTTCGAAATGACAGCCCCAACAGTTAAATGTTTCTTAAGGTAATAGGTACTTACCAACGACTGTAATTGATGAATAAGATTAGGAAAACTTTTTAAGTTGCTCTGTTCTAACATTCACTCTTTCTTTTATGTGAAATAATTTCAGACGATTTGTTCGTGCAGCTGCTCATGATGTCCAAGAGGTATCTTTCGCGCTTTAAATACGCATTAAAGAATGCTATTGTTCAATATTGTCGTAGATTCCTTTTCTAAAATATTGGCATTTTGGTGATTTTTTTACCTGTCCACTTTCTCAGCTACCTTCACTTCAACTGGAGTGCCTAACCAACTTTATTGCCGAATTGTCTCTCTTGGAGTACAATATGCTGCGTTATCCTCCATCACTGATAGCTGCTTCGGCAACTTTCCTTGGCAGATTTATACTTTTCCCTTCAAAGAAACCATGGGTATGATTCTCGTCAAACTCAGTCACAACCGGCATTGACGGAAAGTTTTGTATGATTTGATGGCTTACTATTTCTGTATTTTGCAACAGAATTCCATATTGCAACATTACACACAATACTGGCCTTCTGATTTGTGTGCTTGTGTGAAAGATCTCCATCGCCTTTGTTGCAGTAGCGTTACTTCTAATTTACCTGCCATCCGAGAGAAATACAGTCAGCACAAGGTAATTTGCCAAAACACAAACATTTGTTATGCCATGTTTTTCCCTTTTAGTTAGGTAGGTTGCTTACTTGATTTATGTGGCAGTACAAATATGTGGCCAAGAAATGCATCCCTGTTTCAATACCGCAAGAAGTTTTCCAGAATTGAGCAAAGGAATTGATGTGGGCAATCCAATTATGACACAGGCCAAGTTTTGACCAAGATTCAGTCTAAACGATGAAAGGACCATTTCCTGTTAAAAGGCATAGTTATATGACACAGGTAAAACGTGTGATCTAAACATATTGCAGATTTGCTGGTGAAGGTAGTGACATATACATGACATTAGAAATTTCGTATGCCAACTTCCCTCCTCGTCGTACACACAAAACACATAAATGGTACTCAGGAATTCCCTCGACTATTCATTCTAGAATTTCGTGAGACAAATTCCCTCTATTCTTAGTGTGTACATTTCaggtatttttttattctattttgaaaatatgCTTAGCAGGAAATTATCAAGCTTTCTTATCAGTACCCTTCCTTAGCTACTGTACgttttagtataatttagtaaaaGGAATAGAGAGCCGATAGGCTTGAAGAAGTTGAGATGTAACTCAACTCGTGAttgtaaattttagttttaattcgAAGTTAATTCAAGACGGGCATGCATTTGAAATATCATATATTCACTTGCAAAAAATCACAAATGCATTCACTCTAGAGGTAGTTAATTGTAGATTGTCTATAAATACCAGGTGTAGCATATAAAAAGGGAGGAAggattgaaaattatttttgatagAAAACATCATCGATTACactttttatcaattaaattttattaaaaattacaattttactGTCAATCAATAACTTCTTTAGAAGTTGTATATTTTGTTCCTTCACTAACATAATATGTTCCAAAAGAGTATTTTAATAGAGTTGTGAATATTAATGGGCCTACGATTCTGATCTCGAATGATGAATTCGCTAGCTTATCTAATCTATATAAGAATAATTTGGTTGAGGTGTccgtgaaaaaaaaatcaatttccaTTTATTGGAGGTAAAACACCAAGAAGTTAGACAAAAAATTAGAAGGATTCATATAATTGATTTGCATGTTGACTGTTAGTGACTGTTTTTTTGTAACGAAGATGATTATAAGCCAACCTAATCTGTTTCGATTTTCAATTCACGTTTTGACTTTTTAGTGAGAAAACTTATTCTCGAGTTTATCGAATAATAATATGGAAataacacaaaaagaaaatataagacTTAGAATTAAAACCCAACAGAGAAAACTTTAGGAAAACatttagaaattttgaaaatagaaaaacaactAAGTTAAAATATCAAAGTTTATCATACTTAAAGGATACTTGTTTATCTAAAAAGAGGCAAAAATCACAAGAAGCGTTTAATCTATCTAAACTATACCTtgagttaaaatattattcgtGTACTCAATTTTTGATATC
This window of the Vigna angularis cultivar LongXiaoDou No.4 chromosome 7, ASM1680809v1, whole genome shotgun sequence genome carries:
- the LOC108337416 gene encoding cyclin-A1-1 isoform X2; translation: MKNRFSPTTCAHQMLTKNRRSSFSSSTASSLAKRHSSVVSSGKAAKRAPLANITNERNAPSSSSVSSSIKTAKTKKEDPARSSGITRSTTCGNKLRELKTNSGTTIIPKANSLPQTKDAAPAVARVSVSVQSSIGVSPSKSDARDVSAVGSIQRKTSNLSICDTTKPEGNIYGGEIVVDLKREGKVVNIDNICSDPQLCATYACDIYKHLRESEEKKRPSIDFMERIQNDINVSMRAILIDWLVEVAEEYRLVPDTLYLTVNYIDRYLSGNAMNRQRLQLLGVSCMMIASKYEEICAPEVEDFCYITDNTYLKEELLRMESAVLNYLKFEMTAPTVKCFLRRFVRAAAHDVQELPSLQLECLTNFIAELSLLEYNMLRYPPSLIAASATFLGRFILFPSKKPWNSILQHYTQYWPSDLCACVKDLHRLCCSSVTSNLPAIREKYSQHKYKYVAKKCIPVSIPQEVFQN
- the LOC108337416 gene encoding cyclin-A1-1 isoform X3 gives rise to the protein MKNRFSPTTCAHQMLTKNRRSSFSSSTASSLAKRHSSVVSSGKAAKRAPLANITNERNAPSSSSVSSSIKTAKTKKEDPARSSGITRSTTCGNKLRELKTNSGTTIIPKANSLPQTKDAAPAVARVSVSVQSSIGVSPSKSDARSVSMDETLSSYSIKSPDEVEYLDNRDVSAVGSIQRKTSNLSICDTTKPEGNIYGGEIVVDLKREGKVVNIDNICSDPQLCATYACDIYKHLRESEVAEEYRLVPDTLYLTVNYIDRYLSGNAMNRQRLQLLGVSCMMIASKYEEICAPEVEDFCYITDNTYLKEELLRMESAVLNYLKFEMTAPTVKCFLRRFVRAAAHDVQELPSLQLECLTNFIAELSLLEYNMLRYPPSLIAASATFLGRFILFPSKKPWNSILQHYTQYWPSDLCACVKDLHRLCCSSVTSNLPAIREKYSQHKYKYVAKKCIPVSIPQEVFQN
- the LOC108337416 gene encoding cyclin-A1-1 isoform X1 encodes the protein MKNRFSPTTCAHQMLTKNRRSSFSSSTASSLAKRHSSVVSSGKAAKRAPLANITNERNAPSSSSVSSSIKTAKTKKEDPARSSGITRSTTCGNKLRELKTNSGTTIIPKANSLPQTKDAAPAVARVSVSVQSSIGVSPSKSDARSVSMDETLSSYSIKSPDEVEYLDNRDVSAVGSIQRKTSNLSICDTTKPEGNIYGGEIVVDLKREGKVVNIDNICSDPQLCATYACDIYKHLRESEEKKRPSIDFMERIQNDINVSMRAILIDWLVEVAEEYRLVPDTLYLTVNYIDRYLSGNAMNRQRLQLLGVSCMMIASKYEEICAPEVEDFCYITDNTYLKEELLRMESAVLNYLKFEMTAPTVKCFLRRFVRAAAHDVQELPSLQLECLTNFIAELSLLEYNMLRYPPSLIAASATFLGRFILFPSKKPWNSILQHYTQYWPSDLCACVKDLHRLCCSSVTSNLPAIREKYSQHKYKYVAKKCIPVSIPQEVFQN